The Bacteriovorax sp. PP10 nucleotide sequence AACCCTGGATTGTGCTGGTAGCACGATTTATAAAGCTGGTGCAGATGCACTGGTTATCCGTTCTAAAGTTGTGATGAAAGATAATGTGAAAACATGGGAGCGCCCTGAAAATGTAACAGTAAAAAACTGTAACATTCAAGGGGGAGTGAGAATTTACGGTATGGCAAAAAATGGTGAAGGATTAGACTTGAGAGAGTCTTCGCGCCAGGATGCAAATCATTCAAAAAGAGCGAAAGATAATGCCCCTAAAAATATTATGCTCCATAAAATTAAAATCGCTAGTGAAGGACGTATCGCTCTGTATATATCACCGGGGGTAACTTTTGTAACATTACAGAATTCTTCTATTTCCGGAAATTCTCCACTTGCAGTGTATCTTGATGCTGAATCAGCAAATAATTCTTTTTTAAATAATTCGATCAATACTGTAACTGAAAAACGTGAGTTGTTTGCGATTGATGGTTCGGCCAATAATATTATTCAGGGAAATAAATTCTCAAGCTTAAGTAACGGTGGAATTTATGTTTACAGAAACTGTGGAGAAGGTGGGACTATCCGCCATCAAACACCTTCGGGAAACAAAATTCAGGATAATATTTTCTATTACAATAAATACAAAGGTGGAAATCCTTCAATTTTATTAGGATCAAGAAATGGTAATAGAAAATACTGTGATCTTGACAATGGCTTTCCTTGGGGAAGTAGTGTGAACGACGGCGACTATGCTAGAAATAATATAGTTACAGGAAACAAAATTTACGTGAGAAGTGTTAACGATATGATTGTTTCAAATCACTCGAGCAACCAAGTCAATACAAACTATACTGTGACTGCTGCAACAGTAAATAGTGTAGGTGCACCACCTGTTGTAACTAAGCCCATCGTAACGTCACCAGGGAATTCATGTCAGGCGATTTCAAAATCAT carries:
- a CDS encoding right-handed parallel beta-helix repeat-containing protein; amino-acid sequence: MNKNKKLCMIGFAVTGGVLFTAFQNFTDVTNPGAKACSVAKVNELLEPATDTKWIVKLNCSTKLPAAQQITKQIIYEGKAASGATLDCAGSTIYKAGADALVIRSKVVMKDNVKTWERPENVTVKNCNIQGGVRIYGMAKNGEGLDLRESSRQDANHSKRAKDNAPKNIMLHKIKIASEGRIALYISPGVTFVTLQNSSISGNSPLAVYLDAESANNSFLNNSINTVTEKRELFAIDGSANNIIQGNKFSSLSNGGIYVYRNCGEGGTIRHQTPSGNKIQDNIFYYNKYKGGNPSILLGSRNGNRKYCDLDNGFPWGSSVNDGDYARNNIVTGNKIYVRSVNDMIVSNHSSNQVNTNYTVTAATVNSVGAPPVVTKPIVTSPGNSCQAISKSCGYDMGLYRDGQRGGVKGYLKRDNKCNYSVRVTASKNGADSGFINAKSVQVVGDRGYRYTAKIANNEFVVTSSAGQEVCQINL